Part of the Tolypothrix sp. PCC 7910 genome, TCAGTGATTATTTAGTAAGGTCAAATGCAAATGCTCATGGGGCTTTTGCGACTAGCGCGCGCACAGATGCACTGTTGACGGCGGCGCGTGCGGCTACGGCTGATTTCCTGGGATGTCATAGTGATGAGGTGGTATTCGGTGCTAATATGACTACCCTTACCTTTAGCGTTAGTCGCGCTATTGGTCGAGAATTACAAGCAGGCGACGAAATTATTGTCACACAGCTTGACCATTACGCCAATGTTTCTCCTTGGTATGCGTTGGAGGAAAAAGGCGTGGTTGTCCGTGAGGTGGGTTTCAATGTAGAAGACTGCACCTTAGATATGGGTGAATTAGAAAGGCTAATTAATGAACGTACAAAGTTAGTTGCAATTGGCTTTGCATCTAATGGAGTCGGGACAATCAACGATGTTGCTAAAGTTGTGCGTTTGGCTCATGGTGTGGGTGCATTAGTGTTTGTTGATGCTGTTCACTACGCGCCCCATGCGCCTCTCAATGTTCATGCACTAGATTGTGACTTTCTCGCCTGTTCCGCGTACAAATTCTTTGGCCCCCACGTAGGGGTTTTGTATGGTAAACGCGAGCATCTTGCTCGATTCACACCATATAAAGTCAAACCCGCCCCTGATGATGTTCCCTCGCGTTGGGAAACTGGAACTTTAAATTATGAAGGCTTGGCTGGGTTAGTAGCTGCAATAAATTACTTGACAAAATTAGGTTGTCATGTTTCACCTGCCGTTGATAACGAGTTGATTTCTGCCTTAATTGAAGCAGATAAGGAAGGTCTAGAAACATTCCACTGTCCCAGCTTCCTCACTTCCTCAGATTCAACAACACCTGCAATTACATCTGCTTATCACAGCAGACGGGCGGCTTTAGTAGCAGCAATGTCCAGCATTCAACAATACGAAAGGGAATTGAGTCACAAACTGATTCCGGGATTGTTAGCGATTCCGGGCTTAAAGTTATATGGTATTACCGATCCACAGCGCTTTAATGGGCGAACCCCAACAGTAGGATTTCGCCTAGCTGGACAAACCCCTGCAACTGTTGCCAAAGCATTAGGCGATCGCGGAATATTTTCTTGGCATGGTCATTTTTATGCGATCGCACTCATCGAAAAACTCGGCATAGAACCTACCAGCGGCTTAGTGCGAATTGGGCTAACACACTACAACACAGCCGAGGAAATTGAGCAACTATTGCAAGCCTTACAAGAAATCGCCATTTAGTATGCCTTGTAGAGACGCGATTCATCGCGTCTATTTCTATTACCCATTATCCATTACCCATTACCCCCTCAACAGATTTGTGATTTACACTATTTGCATAAATCGCAAGTTGTGACCGATTCTTGAGATTGAGACGGTTGAGAATACTCGTCACATGAGTTTTAACCGTGCCTTCGGTAATATATAGCTTCTGAGCAATTTCGCGATTTGTTGCGCCTACGCCAATTAAATTTAAAACTTCTTGTTCTCGTGCTGTGAGTTCTGATAACTTTGCTGGTGAGGAATTTTCGCTACTTCCAGCCGCAGATGTTTCCTTCGCTAAAAGTTTATCAAATAACCCTGGGCCAAATTGAGTATAGCCATAATGCCCAAAGCGAATTGCATTTGCCAACTCACTCGAAGGCATATCTTTGAGCAAATATCCTTTTGCACCTGCGCGCATAGCCCCTGCAAGAGAAGTATCATCATCAAAAGTGCTTAAAACCAGAACTTTGATATGGGGAAAATTCTCCACAATTTGTTTTGTTGCAGTTCGTCCGTCCATTTCTGGCATCCGTAGATCCATTAACACCACGTCTGGCTGGAGTTGTGCAACCATTTCTAGAGCAATTTTGCCATTCTCAGCATCCCCAACTACCTGTAAATCACGTTCTTGTTCTAGCATTGCTTTTAATCCTTGACGAATCAGGCTTTGGTCGTCAACAATTAACAGGCGAATTTTAGCAGATTCATCAATTTTCATAAGTTCTACCTCTTGGAAATATTCATAAATAAAGCTATTCATAATCAAGATTTGGAAATGGGTATTGGTGGTATTCTTTTTTGTAATTAATATTAATTTTGTGAAAAGGGTAAAGGGTAAGGGTGAAAGGTTATTTCTGCATCCTTTCTCCCTTAACCGCAAACAATCGGGATTGAAGTAGTCAACTTCTTTCTAGGTTTAATTTATCGAAACTAATAGGTTAGTTCCATCGAATAAATGTCACGACTTAAGGATGATATTTGTCACGTCGTTATATGACATTTGTCATGTTGGGGATTGGGGACTGGGTACTAGGGATTGGGGACTGGGTATGAATAAATACAGTTCCGTTAAGAAAATTAATTGATAACAAAATCAAAAAACTAGTTACTCAACAAAAAAACAGAACAATAATTTTGGAGGGGGTTTGGGGGACGCAACCGTCACCCAATCGGGGGTTTGGGGGAGAATCCCCCAATTCTTCTGGCTTCTTTAGACAAAATAAGATTACTCCATGCCACCAAGAGCGATCGCATCTAGTTGATGAGTATCAAGAATTGTAATTTTGCCACCTCGACTGTAGGTAATCATCGAGTTGAGGCTTTTAATTAAACGCACGCATTCTTCGTAAGAAATACCAACACTACGAGCCATGCGATAGTAAGATAACTTAACTTTTAAAGTTTCGCCTTCTGTTGTTCTCTCAGTTCCAGATTCGGCGGCATAATATTGAATTAATCTGGCAAGTCTGACAATAGCTCGCTCAGAAACTAATCCATGTACTGTTTCATGTAATTGCTGAATCCGATTGTTAAAAACCATCAACATCTGTAGGGCAATTTCAGGATTTTGTTGTATGGCTTTTAATAAAGCATCTCGCTCTACAGTGAGAATTTCACATTCAGATTCAGCCGTTACAGTCGCGGGGGAAATTCCATTTCCTAATAAAGCAGGCGCAGCAAAAATCTCTCCTACAGCTAATGTCCGCAGAATCGTTTCTTTACCTGTGGTTGCTGTTTTGCTAACTTGAATTGAACCACTAACAACAGCATATAATTTCGCAGGTAAGCGATCGCCTTCATGGAGAATCATCTCTCCCTTACTATAATTTTGCAGTTGGGTTTGGGGTTGCAAACTAATTTTGTCTGCGGTTGTTAACCCTGCAAACACAGTAATTTGAGAAAGTTGTTCCAATGATGCCTGCATGACATTAAGTAGGTCGGCGAAATTAAAGATAACTGGCTGAGGCTGTCATTCTTACAAAGTTCTGTTCGTCGGAGACGTTGGCGTTCGCGAAGCGTCTCCCCTTGGGAGAAGCCATCGGAGGAAACCTCCGCTCAACGCCAGTTCGTTCAAGTCGGGAGACCCGCCCACACGACTGGCTCGACTTTGCGCTTTGTCTTTAGTCATGTGTCATTGGTAAGTATGTCAAACCTATTTACGTTTTTTAACATAGTTGGGTTTATTCACACTGACTTACTTATCTTAATAAGGAAACTCAAAACCACTTTTCCCCTTCTTGTAAAGACGCGATTAATCGCGTCTCTACCCCTGCCATCCAAGCGATAGAATTAATTCTCGATTTGTCAGATCGCCAAGGCTGGACGATGCTGAATCCAAGGATTTGCAGCCTCTAATTGTGCGGCGAGACTGATGAGTGTTGCTTCTGCGCCGGGTTTGCCTACTAACTGTACGCTAATGGGTAAACCGTTACTATCAAATCCTACCGGAAGTGCGATCGCAGGTTGTCCGGTTGCATTGGCTGCGGGACAGGGAGCAATCCAGTTAATAATCTCTTTGAGTGTGTCTTCTGGACTTAAGTCAGCCCATTCGCCTACGCGAATTGGGGAATGCAAATAAACTGGCAATACCAGCACATCAACATTATGGAAAAACCCGACAATTTGTCTGGCGGCGATTTGCATTTGTGATACTGCTTGCAGATATTCACCCGCGGAACCAGAACGCGCCAATAGCCAACGGTTCATTGGTTGCAAAGCTTCTGCGGGAATTCCCGAAGCACCTACCCCAGCTTGCCAGATGATAGGAAATGGTTCAATTAATCCGCTAAAATCTGGCGATTTTTCTATAACTGTGTGTCCTAGTTGCGTTAGTAACTTAACAGTTTGCAAAACTCCTTGTTCACAGTTACTATCTGCTTCACCCAAGGGAGGAATAATCGTTGTATAGGCAATTTGCAATTCTTGGGGTGGTTTCTCGGTAGCAGAGAGGAAGGAAGTTTCCGGATCGGGTAACCAATAAGGATCGCCTACTACGTAACCAGATATAGTATCTAAAAGTGCGGCTGCATCAGCCACAGTCCGAGCAATGGGCCCATTGGTGGCAATTCCCGAAAGGCGATCGCCTACAGGTGCATTACTTACCCTGCCTCGTGATGGTTTAATGCCTACCAAACCACAACAAGCTGCAGGCCCACGAATTGAGCCACCGCCATCAGAACCTTGAGCGATCGCACTCAAACCTGCGGCTACGGATGCGGCTGCGCCACCACTAGAACCGCCTGGTGTATATTCCAAATTCCAGGGATTTCTAGCGGGGGGAAATACCGCAGGTTCGCTGTAAGGAAAAGAACCAACTTCGGAAGTAGCAGTTTTACCTAGGATAATAAATCCGGCTTGTTTGATGCGGGTGACAATCCCATCATCATAGCTAGGGATATTATTAATTAAAGCCGGATTGCCGTAAGTACAAGGCACACCAGCTACCGGGTTCAAATCTTTAATCGAAATTGGCACCCCAAAAAATAGTGGTAACTCGGAATTATTTGCCAGTATTTCTGTTTTAGCTTGAGCATCTGCGATCGCTAAATCTGCGGTCACCGTAAAATAGCTACCTAATTGGGGATTTAAGCGCTCAATCCTTTCTAGATATACATTTACCAACTCTAGAGGCGACAGTTCCCGGCGACGGATTAATTGCGCCAACTCCAGTGCTGGGGTAAAAGCTAAATCAGTTTTATTCATGCGTGAACTACTGAGTAGTTTGAGATTTTTTTGCGATTTTCCACTAAGTTTGTTACTTTAGCAGGATTTTCGGGAAATATATCTCTGTAAATCCGGATATTTGTCATTCAACTAGGATACTAGTACACTTACGTGAAAGTATGGGCTAGTTTGCAATGGGCGTAGTTATTTTTTTAATCAAACCGTAACTTCGCTGCATCGTAATTTTAATTGTTTGGCATCCACTTGCAACAATCCCCAAGGGATATTTATGGCTGAATTAGAAAAGCTACTGAATGAACTGCCAAAACTGGTTGAAGAACTAAAACTGACTGTGGGTAACACTGAAACGATTCAGCAAGAAGCAGCACGTCTAAACGACGTTCAAGAAAAATTACATCTTCTGCAAGTGGCGATCGCCCAAGAATTAGATGTGGCAAAATCACAGAATGGTCAATTCAGTGCTATTTCTGCAGTTACAGCTAGAACAGTATTTATCACTGATAATTTTTCTACAGATGATGGATTTATTGCTGAAAAATTTGGCAGTTTTAACAAGCAGCTTTTATTAACAGAGTTACAAGCCCAAATTCTGCGCTGGTATGAGTGGGGTGAATTACTTCAGTCTATAGCGACAGATATGTTAAGTGATGAGAAAATTATTAGCCAGCTCAATTGTAATATTAAGTATCCTAATATCCCAGAAAAATTCCGAGAAATTGAACAAATAGTTCCGATTAATTTAGCATTTGGTAATCATAAAAAATTAGAATTTCAAAATCAGCAAATTCTTAATTATCAATCAGAACTATTAGAAATTCAGCAGCGATTAACCATAGTATTTGATAGTATTAACAGCGGACAAAACATTTTAGTAATTTTACTAGGTTTATCATTATTCTGCGGACAAAATGGACTAGAGTTGCAATGGTTATCCGATGAATATGGCTTCATTATCTCTAGTATGGGCAAGTTTCAACCATTGACAGAGTTTATCAATGATTGTGAATCATATAAAAACAATATAAATACTTTAGTTGAAAATATTAACAGTTTAAAATCCCAAACAGAACAGGCTATAGTTAATTTACCGCAGAGCAATCCCTTGGAAAAAGCTGCAAAATATTTAGCTAGAAAACGCATCAACTCAATTTTATTCATTGCCTCCGGTGTATTAGTTTTAGGTTTTGGTGGTTGGACAATTTATCAGCAAGTTACTCAACTTCAATCAGGAAATTTAAGCAGTAAACAACCAAAAAATGTTGTAGATAGATTGAAAGCATCTCAAAAACTGGGGTTTGAAGCTTCCTTGATAGTTCAAAAGCCACCTCTCCCTTTAAAAGATTGGCAGCAAGCAGAAAGCAAATGGCAACAAGCAGTGCAATTATTAGAAAGTATTCCGGAGGGGACATCTGTCTCTCCTCAAGCGAAGAAACAACTTATGAGCTATCGTGCTAAATATGCTGCTATCAGTCAAAAAGTGGTGAATGAAAAGAAAGCTGCGAGTAACTTAGAATTAGCTCAAAAATTAGCAGTGGAAGCTGATTTTATCACCAAGAATGCACCGCCGGAATCGGTAATTTTGCAACAAGCAAAAGATAAATTAAAAGAAGCAATTAATTTATTACAAAGCGTTCCCGAAGGTACATCTGTTTCCAAAGAGGTGCAAGAAAAGCTGACTAGTTATAAAAACAACTATGAGGCTATTAGCAGCAAATAACTAGTACCGCAAGGCGGAATTCAAAATTCAAAATTCAAAATTCAAAATGAATACAGCGTAAGCGTTTCGTGAGTTTAGAATGGTCTACTTATTTACGCCGTGTTGTTCTAGCGATCTAATAGAGAACTGTATAAAATTTTGCAATTTCTCAAGCGTATTAGTCCAGCGATCGCCCATTCATTAGGAACTGGAAAGTGGGGGACAAGAGAACAAGGGACAAATAATTTTTGACTCTTGACTTTTGACCCTTGACTCTTGACAAATGACAAATTAATTTTTAACGCTGACAATCCCAGACCACTGCACTTTTTTCTGCTGTTCTCGGCGATAGGAGAAGAAGTGTTCAGGGGTTTGGTAAGTGCAATAAGGCGCGATCGCAATTTGTTCGCCGCTAATTCCTAAGCTTTCTATCTGTAAAGTGTTAACTCGCCGCACATCTACCCGCACTTTCCCTGGATCGGGATCGGGAATCAATGGGGAATTGGGTAGTTCATGTAAAGCATCAACTATTTTTTGTTCGTCTTCATGGGTGACGATGCTAGATCCAATTTCTGCGGCTACTTCAATTGAGACTTGGTAAACTTCACCTGCGATCGCAGGGCCCATTGCAATTCGCAAATTTTCCAGCTTGCTACCTTGTGCTTTTAATCGCGCGATCGCTTGGGGGACAATTTTTTTCGCTGTACCCCGCCAGCCTGCATGAATGGCTGCGACTTGTCCAGTTTTGACATCACCAATCAACACAGGGGTACAATCAGCGCTGGCTACCCACACCGCTTGTAAAGGCTGTTCGCTGACTAAACCATCGGCTGATGCTAAAGCTGAATCACCATCCACATCATCTCCGCCATTGCTTAACTTATGATCAATTTCTTGCGGGGTGAGAATGGTATTGCCATGAACCTGTTTTAAGCGATAAACTGATGCGTCAGGTTGCAGTACCTGTGTTAATTCTTGTGGTGAACGTGGCCAAAACGGCTGGGTAAAGAAGCCGTGTTGCCAAGGTTCTAGGATACTACAAGTCAGGTAAGGCATTCCTTCCCAATTGCGCCAGTGCCAAGTGTGCATCGTCAACCAAACCTAAACAGAAACATCAAAATTAGCCAGTCAATT contains:
- the pgeF gene encoding peptidoglycan editing factor PgeF; its protein translation is MHTWHWRNWEGMPYLTCSILEPWQHGFFTQPFWPRSPQELTQVLQPDASVYRLKQVHGNTILTPQEIDHKLSNGGDDVDGDSALASADGLVSEQPLQAVWVASADCTPVLIGDVKTGQVAAIHAGWRGTAKKIVPQAIARLKAQGSKLENLRIAMGPAIAGEVYQVSIEVAAEIGSSIVTHEDEQKIVDALHELPNSPLIPDPDPGKVRVDVRRVNTLQIESLGISGEQIAIAPYCTYQTPEHFFSYRREQQKKVQWSGIVSVKN
- a CDS encoding cysteine desulfurase-like protein, translated to MHHFDLKWIRGQFPALTQTINGKPVIFCDGPGGTQVPGAVLDAISDYLVRSNANAHGAFATSARTDALLTAARAATADFLGCHSDEVVFGANMTTLTFSVSRAIGRELQAGDEIIVTQLDHYANVSPWYALEEKGVVVREVGFNVEDCTLDMGELERLINERTKLVAIGFASNGVGTINDVAKVVRLAHGVGALVFVDAVHYAPHAPLNVHALDCDFLACSAYKFFGPHVGVLYGKREHLARFTPYKVKPAPDDVPSRWETGTLNYEGLAGLVAAINYLTKLGCHVSPAVDNELISALIEADKEGLETFHCPSFLTSSDSTTPAITSAYHSRRAALVAAMSSIQQYERELSHKLIPGLLAIPGLKLYGITDPQRFNGRTPTVGFRLAGQTPATVAKALGDRGIFSWHGHFYAIALIEKLGIEPTSGLVRIGLTHYNTAEEIEQLLQALQEIAI
- a CDS encoding Crp/Fnr family transcriptional regulator, producing the protein MQASLEQLSQITVFAGLTTADKISLQPQTQLQNYSKGEMILHEGDRLPAKLYAVVSGSIQVSKTATTGKETILRTLAVGEIFAAPALLGNGISPATVTAESECEILTVERDALLKAIQQNPEIALQMLMVFNNRIQQLHETVHGLVSERAIVRLARLIQYYAAESGTERTTEGETLKVKLSYYRMARSVGISYEECVRLIKSLNSMITYSRGGKITILDTHQLDAIALGGME
- a CDS encoding response regulator transcription factor — translated: MKIDESAKIRLLIVDDQSLIRQGLKAMLEQERDLQVVGDAENGKIALEMVAQLQPDVVLMDLRMPEMDGRTATKQIVENFPHIKVLVLSTFDDDTSLAGAMRAGAKGYLLKDMPSSELANAIRFGHYGYTQFGPGLFDKLLAKETSAAGSSENSSPAKLSELTAREQEVLNLIGVGATNREIAQKLYITEGTVKTHVTSILNRLNLKNRSQLAIYANSVNHKSVEGVMGNG
- a CDS encoding amidase, coding for MNKTDLAFTPALELAQLIRRRELSPLELVNVYLERIERLNPQLGSYFTVTADLAIADAQAKTEILANNSELPLFFGVPISIKDLNPVAGVPCTYGNPALINNIPSYDDGIVTRIKQAGFIILGKTATSEVGSFPYSEPAVFPPARNPWNLEYTPGGSSGGAAASVAAGLSAIAQGSDGGGSIRGPAACCGLVGIKPSRGRVSNAPVGDRLSGIATNGPIARTVADAAALLDTISGYVVGDPYWLPDPETSFLSATEKPPQELQIAYTTIIPPLGEADSNCEQGVLQTVKLLTQLGHTVIEKSPDFSGLIEPFPIIWQAGVGASGIPAEALQPMNRWLLARSGSAGEYLQAVSQMQIAARQIVGFFHNVDVLVLPVYLHSPIRVGEWADLSPEDTLKEIINWIAPCPAANATGQPAIALPVGFDSNGLPISVQLVGKPGAEATLISLAAQLEAANPWIQHRPALAI